Genomic DNA from Candidatus Nitronereus thalassa:
GAATCGGGCGATCAATGAGTCGGCTCGTCAGAGTTTCTTTTTCCGATGGAGCCCCTTCCCGCTTAAAAAACCCTCCAGGAATCTTCCCAGCGGCATAGGCTTTTTCCTGATAATTAACGGTCAAGGGGAGAAAATCCGTGTCAGGTTTTAACGTCTTTGAAGCCACCGCTGTCGCTAACACCACCGTATCACCATAAGTGGCAAGGATGGATCCATCTGCTTGCTTGGCCATATGGCCAGTTTCCAGCCTTAACGTACGTCCGGCGACTTCTAATTCAACTGAATGCACCATGAAATTCTCTCCTTCCTGACCCCTTCAACTTTTCCATTCCATCATTTATTTTCTTAAGCTTAATTTGCCTAACAGAGACCGATAGCCTTCGGCATTCACTCGGTGAAGATAATCCAACAAGCGTCGACGCCGACTAACCATTCTCAACAATCCATGTCGAGAATGGTGGTCCTTCTTATGAGTCCGAAAATGTTCGGTCAATTCGTTGATACGTTGAGTCAACAAGGCAATTTGCACCTCAGAAGATCCTGTATCACGATCATGATGTTGATGCTGTCTCACGATATCCGTTTTCGATGAACCGGCAAGTGCCATGCCTCGCTCCTCCTTACCTAAAATTATTGGAATTCCAAAATATTCGATTCCCTATTTGGTGTGTTTATCCGAACACTTTCACTAATACTAATGAGGGATCCCATCCTGACAAATGTGTAGCGCTCTGCTCAAACTTTCCCAACCCAAGCAACTGTCCATCAGAGTCCTTGACCCGGACAATCCCCTCAGTCGATCCAGGGCCTTGGGAGAATAGAGATTCACTGGAAACTGATGATGGAGGAATCGGCGCTCCATTTAAGGCTCGAACCCTCATGGAAAAATCAATTTTGACCTCAGGTAAATGACCTAAGACTGCGTCGAGCCCCCAAAAAACCCTGTCATCTTCTTGCAACAAATATTCAGGATTAACATCCAACGGAG
This window encodes:
- the rpsO gene encoding 30S ribosomal protein S15 — encoded protein: MALAGSSKTDIVRQHQHHDRDTGSSEVQIALLTQRINELTEHFRTHKKDHHSRHGLLRMVSRRRRLLDYLHRVNAEGYRSLLGKLSLRK